The proteins below come from a single Alosa sapidissima isolate fAloSap1 chromosome 23, fAloSap1.pri, whole genome shotgun sequence genomic window:
- the zgc:112416 gene encoding uncharacterized protein C21orf58, with product MNDMVDQMTRLKLKLLEKRLENDRNNYDERGDSSISTRSYDGQADALHSALRRKRSLLQRLREQQLLEDLGRPHTWGGSHRQHRPDPFPTANPPPIHIYQPPPPPPAPVHQLPPPPPPQLPPRIIQQMLPQQPATIIQQLPQQQPLITQIPPPQLAPPYKSGSIKEDMVEMMLMQNAQMHQIIMQNMMLKALPPMALNSPMGAGHSAPSTPHSVAEMYPKAKGSAIHHHHHYSPSGPQLPPITYPIWGSQGGAYQPSVQHVMGPISLPPLNTGQRWN from the exons ATGAATGATATGGTAGACCAGATGACAAGGCTGAAGCTGAAGCTGCTGGAGAAG AGACTTGAGAATGACAGGAACAATTATGATGAGAGGGGTGATTCATCTATTTCCACAA GAAGTTATGATGGGCAAGCGGATGCCTTACATAGTGCCCTGAGAAGGAAGCGGAGTTTACTGCAGAGGCTCAGA GAGCAACAGTTACTGGAGGATCTTGGAAGACCACATACATGGGGAGGGAGTCACAGGCAACATCGCCCAGATCCCTTTCCAACAGCAAACCCTCCTCCGATTCACATATACcagccacctccacctccacctgccCCTGTCCACCAGCTgcccccaccacctccaccccagCTGCCCCCCCGAATCATACAGCAGATG CTCCCTCAACAACCAGCCACCATAATTCAACAGTTGCCTCAGCAACAGCCACTCATCACACAGATACCTCCGCCTCAGCTGGCACCGCCATACAAATCTGGCAGCATCAAAGAGG ACATGGTGGAAATGATGCTGATGCAGAATGCCCAGATGCACCAGATCATCATGCAGAACATGATGCTGAAGGCCCTCCCTCCCATGGCTCTGAACTCACCAATGGGAGCTGGTCATAGTGCCCCCTCAACCCCACACTCTGTAGCG GAAATGTACCCCAAAGCAAAGGGCAGTGCcatccaccaccatcatcactacAGCCCATCTGGCCCCCAGCTGCCTCCCATTACCTATCCAATATGGGGCAGCCAGGGAGGGGCATACCAACCCTCAGTGCAACACGTGATGGGGCCAATATCACTCCCACCTTTAAACAC TGGCCAGAGGTGGAACTAA
- the LOC121698905 gene encoding targeting protein for Xklp2-like, with the protein MEMEVFNFHARPLPASILTGVVGVPVKRVVTPTTLQPFKLLADERVTIKAERRKQKIKEEKKRWMEAVTFKARPNTVTHKEPFRPRKENHASPTPVGFNLQTEQRAREWLMLDQLKRSREALRVVMEQERLWEQEQMEKVAVAKLRREQVHKAQSIRRYKPLKPKAEIPVTIPQSPQFSHRILFRNRF; encoded by the exons ATGGAAATGGAGGTTTTCAATTTCCATGCTAGACCTCTTCCTGCCTCAATATTAACTGGGGTGGTG GGTGTGCCAGTGAAGAGAGTTGTGACCCCTACCACACTTCAACCCTTCAAGCTGTTAGCTGATGAACGGGTGACCATTAAAGCTGAGCGTAGAAAGCAAAAG ataaaagaggagaaaaagagatggatggaggcAGTCACCTTCAAAGCCAGACCAAACACTGTTACTCACAAAGAACCCTTCAGGCCTCGGAAGGAGAATCATGCCAGTCCAA CTCCAGTGGGATTCAATTTACAAACTGAACAAAGGGCCAGAGAATGGCTGATGCTGGACCAGCTGAAGAGGTCCAGGGAAGCCCTCAGAGTGGTCATGGAGCAGGAAAGACTCTGGGAGCAGGAGCAAATGGAGAAAGTGGCCGTTGCCAAACTTCGTCGAGAAcag GTTCACAAAGCCCAAAGTATCAGGCGCTACAAACCACTGAAGCCAAAGGCTGAGATCCCTGTGACTATCCCTCAGTCTCCCCAGTTCTCTCACAGAATACTCTTTAGGAATAGATTTTAG